From a single Fulvivirga ulvae genomic region:
- a CDS encoding beta-ketoacyl-ACP synthase III: MDNVYITSAGIFLPNEPVSNDEMEDYLGRINGKDSALKNRILKQNGIKFRHYAIDKKQQSSHTNAEMAARAIDHALERSSLSPKDVELLAAGTTQADLPVPGFASMVHANLGFSACEVASFQSVCASGMMALKDAYAQIKSGEKNNAVCVGSEFSSRLFKGSRFEKQNVKSLSFDAEFLRWMLSDGSGALVLENKKSSKGLSLRIDWIDIKSHAHELPLCMYTGKADDKTGTEPTWLDYPDYESASQAGALNLKQDVRLLDRVVQKGVAHFFELIDRKKLSTDQIDWLCCHYSSEFFKQPIKDLMEKGGALIPDEKWFSNLTTKGNTGSASIFIMLEELMFSGKLKAGDSILCMVPESGRFITSFMKLTVEGAAAAGEKQYEIREVEAPELVLKERPVSEWLIRQLTNVWIEFETSLLKVPVITKMHQGSLSMDDYKLLLHDLRQQVIDGSQWITRAASCIDIELFELRSAFIKHAATEHKDYQLLERNFEALNEPAEAIRTGKKNIGSMALSAFMFNQAGKPNPIDLLGAMFIIEGIGKRLAGHWGRMMQDQLGLADEQVSFFTYHGVADENHFHRLEKALDHPLMNMDIAEAIVKTAKTTARLYRMQLEELGNY, from the coding sequence ATGGATAATGTATATATCACAAGTGCCGGGATATTTCTTCCCAACGAGCCTGTTTCAAATGATGAAATGGAAGATTACCTCGGCAGGATCAATGGCAAAGACAGTGCTTTGAAAAACCGTATTTTGAAGCAAAACGGTATAAAATTCAGGCATTACGCTATTGACAAAAAACAGCAAAGCAGCCATACAAATGCTGAAATGGCCGCCAGAGCGATAGACCATGCACTCGAAAGAAGCAGCCTCTCCCCTAAAGACGTTGAGTTGCTGGCCGCAGGTACCACTCAGGCTGACTTGCCCGTACCGGGTTTTGCCAGTATGGTGCACGCCAACCTCGGCTTTTCGGCCTGCGAGGTAGCCAGTTTTCAAAGTGTATGCGCCAGTGGCATGATGGCCCTGAAAGATGCATATGCCCAGATAAAAAGTGGGGAGAAAAATAACGCTGTATGTGTAGGAAGTGAATTTTCCAGCAGGCTCTTCAAAGGTTCCCGCTTCGAAAAACAAAATGTAAAATCCCTTTCATTTGATGCAGAATTTCTGCGCTGGATGCTTTCCGACGGGTCAGGTGCACTGGTACTGGAAAATAAGAAAAGCAGCAAAGGCCTGTCTCTGCGCATAGACTGGATTGATATCAAATCACACGCTCATGAGCTTCCCCTCTGCATGTATACTGGAAAAGCTGATGACAAGACGGGTACCGAACCTACGTGGCTGGATTACCCTGACTATGAATCCGCATCACAGGCCGGTGCACTCAACCTCAAGCAGGATGTACGACTGCTCGACAGGGTGGTGCAAAAGGGTGTAGCCCACTTCTTTGAACTCATCGACCGCAAAAAACTTTCAACCGATCAAATAGACTGGCTTTGCTGCCATTACTCGTCAGAATTTTTCAAGCAGCCTATTAAAGACCTGATGGAGAAGGGCGGAGCTTTGATCCCTGACGAAAAATGGTTTAGTAACCTCACCACCAAAGGCAATACAGGTTCAGCATCTATATTTATCATGCTGGAGGAGCTGATGTTTTCGGGTAAACTGAAAGCCGGTGACAGCATTCTTTGTATGGTTCCGGAAAGCGGCCGCTTCATCACCTCATTCATGAAGCTTACCGTAGAAGGCGCCGCTGCTGCCGGGGAAAAGCAGTATGAAATACGCGAAGTGGAAGCGCCTGAGCTGGTATTGAAAGAAAGGCCTGTTTCTGAATGGCTCATTCGCCAGCTCACCAATGTTTGGATAGAATTTGAAACTTCCCTGCTAAAAGTACCTGTAATTACTAAAATGCACCAGGGCTCACTATCCATGGATGATTACAAGTTACTGCTACACGATCTCAGGCAGCAGGTTATTGACGGTTCTCAATGGATCACACGTGCAGCCTCATGTATTGATATCGAATTATTTGAACTCCGCTCAGCCTTCATCAAACATGCCGCCACGGAGCATAAAGATTATCAACTGCTGGAGCGCAATTTTGAAGCTTTGAATGAACCCGCAGAAGCCATCAGGACTGGTAAAAAGAATATAGGAAGCATGGCACTGTCTGCTTTTATGTTCAATCAGGCCGGCAAACCCAACCCGATAGACCTGCTGGGTGCCATGTTTATTATCGAAGGCATTGGCAAAAGGCTGGCGGGCCACTGGGGCAGGATGATGCAGGACCAGCTAGGTCTGGCTGATGAGCAGGTGTCGTTTTTCACTTATCATGGTGTGGCTGATGAGAACCATTTCCACCGTCTGGAAAAAGCACTTGATCATCCACTTATGAATATGGATATTGCCGAAGCTATAGTTAAAACAGCAAAAACAACGGCCAGGCTTTATCGCATGCAGCTCGAAGAGTTAGGCAATTATTAA
- a CDS encoding DUF6999 family protein has product MSKELFDISSYDSRDPNPWLALYLDNSIPINEKTKQALMRDNNSRSARYLYPLIFFWSKVTMFFIHVFKFFFPKIFNSSKILHIILSWGLKRFVSKDANLLIFRHFHVGSEILQFIAGNVESVEIETSPLKPNNFEDVKDDLFLKHDLNLYNFIIRLNSKLKEKNITIKPPTKLSLDMISDDQFDHIEFPDKWTNILDLKSSIELFTPFYQFFLTSNDFIRASNSLQLDETISIYTSQLLGTPAHLGLVNNKHPMIPISTYSAAYRLVLHGLAAETLHQILVNIKQGKSVDGIVTPLEK; this is encoded by the coding sequence ATGTCAAAAGAGTTATTTGATATATCGAGCTACGACAGCCGCGACCCGAACCCGTGGCTGGCTCTATACCTCGACAACAGTATCCCCATCAATGAAAAGACCAAACAGGCCCTGATGCGGGACAACAACTCCAGGTCGGCGAGGTACTTATACCCGCTGATCTTTTTCTGGTCTAAGGTCACCATGTTTTTTATCCATGTGTTTAAATTCTTCTTTCCCAAGATATTTAACAGTTCCAAAATCCTGCACATCATACTCTCGTGGGGGCTCAAAAGGTTTGTGAGCAAAGACGCCAACCTGCTTATATTCAGGCATTTTCATGTAGGAAGTGAAATTTTGCAATTCATAGCAGGCAATGTTGAAAGCGTTGAAATTGAAACCTCACCGCTAAAACCAAACAATTTTGAGGACGTAAAAGACGACCTTTTCCTAAAGCATGACCTGAACCTCTACAACTTCATTATCAGGCTAAACAGCAAACTAAAGGAAAAGAATATTACCATAAAGCCCCCGACCAAGTTAAGCCTGGACATGATCTCCGATGACCAGTTTGACCACATCGAGTTTCCTGACAAATGGACAAACATTCTAGATTTGAAGTCTTCAATAGAGCTGTTTACACCGTTCTATCAGTTTTTCCTTACGTCAAATGACTTTATCAGAGCCTCTAACTCTCTGCAACTTGATGAAACTATCTCCATTTACACCTCCCAGCTATTGGGCACTCCCGCACATCTCGGGTTGGTCAACAATAAGCACCCTATGATCCCAATCTCAACCTATAGTGCGGCCTATAGGTTGGTATTACACGGCCTGGCGGCAGAAACGCTACACCAGATACTGGTGAATATCAAACAAGGCAAATCCGTAGATGGGATCGTAACTCCGTTGGAGAAGTAG
- a CDS encoding ABC transporter permease encodes MLKNYIKVAVRNIFKHRVFSFINIFGLAVGMSVCMLIIMLVADQMMNDRHNPNRNRIYRVNSLPYFNGNKQQKGSETATTSLPVRDELLNNYTGVESAVRLVRGFGNNWIQLEPGNDINIPVSGYFADQGVLQMFAYELLYGDEATALVEPYSVVLTKKAAEKLFKVENPVGETLKVGELGTYKVTGVLRETENKSHIVVEAFASISTLTSLQAAGVFDNKSEDWYNFYSGWVYIMIQEGKTTGDINAHLAKIHDDHFSKLPTPETTAVTYQLQPLLSITPGPLVNNPIGPFMPWVIIYFLSGLAAIILVTSCFNFTNLSIARSMSRAREIGVRKVTGAKRFQIFTQFISESVVISLFALVLALMLLVVLKPFLLDLAFTKAMHWSITANYMVYAIFVVFALVVGILAGMFPAVVMSAFNPIKVLKSFNSTKLMSKIGMRKALLVVQFSFSLLFILTVMVIYNQLDLFLYSDYGFNPKHKIVIQKGDTSYELLKTELLSQSNITSVSLASHMPSAGVVFDEEFKKDLDDETWTDLRYFAVDENYLENMEIPLLAGRFFTTEAEGSNKSTIVINETAVGALNYASVSEALGQVIISKRDSSKMQIIGVVKDYTHEMAAEKLQPMALMYRPEEFSLFQIGYSGEYDQASALVEQSWAKVNPGLKVEIRDFESKMGELYEILFGTLIKVVGFIATLAVIISCLGLLGMATYTIETRKKEISLRKVLGISNGSLVYTLSKGYMIILLLAVLIAVPAAYFINTLWLENFSAHVTVDFLTIIIGVLILMILGVLTIGSQTIQALFVNPVDNLKNE; translated from the coding sequence ATGCTGAAAAATTACATTAAAGTTGCAGTAAGGAACATATTCAAACATCGGGTATTTTCTTTCATTAATATTTTTGGTCTCGCTGTGGGCATGTCGGTGTGCATGCTCATTATTATGCTGGTAGCTGATCAAATGATGAATGACCGGCATAACCCAAATCGGAACCGTATCTATCGGGTAAATTCTTTGCCTTATTTTAATGGTAATAAGCAGCAAAAAGGAAGCGAGACTGCCACCACTTCTTTACCTGTTCGCGATGAGTTACTGAATAACTACACCGGAGTAGAATCAGCCGTGAGGTTGGTTCGTGGGTTTGGAAATAACTGGATACAACTTGAACCTGGCAATGATATCAATATTCCGGTAAGCGGTTATTTTGCAGATCAGGGTGTTTTGCAAATGTTTGCATATGAGTTGCTGTATGGTGATGAGGCTACGGCCCTGGTTGAGCCATATTCCGTAGTGTTAACAAAAAAAGCAGCGGAAAAGCTCTTTAAAGTCGAGAACCCGGTAGGAGAGACGCTGAAAGTGGGCGAGCTGGGTACCTATAAAGTAACAGGCGTACTCAGGGAAACTGAAAACAAGTCGCACATAGTGGTGGAGGCATTTGCCAGTATATCTACCCTCACAAGCCTGCAGGCTGCCGGTGTATTTGATAACAAAAGCGAAGACTGGTATAACTTTTATTCCGGTTGGGTTTACATCATGATACAGGAAGGAAAAACGACCGGTGATATTAATGCCCATCTGGCCAAAATACATGACGATCATTTTTCAAAGCTACCCACGCCGGAAACCACCGCTGTTACCTATCAGTTGCAGCCGTTACTGTCGATTACACCCGGTCCGCTGGTCAACAATCCGATAGGCCCTTTCATGCCTTGGGTTATTATTTACTTTTTGTCAGGCCTGGCAGCCATTATTCTGGTCACCTCATGTTTTAATTTTACCAATTTGTCCATTGCACGTTCTATGAGTCGAGCCAGGGAGATTGGCGTACGTAAAGTTACCGGGGCAAAACGGTTTCAGATTTTCACGCAGTTTATCAGCGAGTCCGTCGTTATTTCTCTTTTTGCACTGGTGCTGGCCCTGATGCTGCTCGTAGTACTCAAACCATTCCTTCTTGACCTGGCGTTTACAAAAGCCATGCACTGGAGTATTACTGCCAATTACATGGTGTATGCCATATTTGTAGTGTTTGCGCTTGTGGTTGGCATTTTAGCAGGTATGTTTCCGGCAGTGGTAATGTCAGCGTTTAATCCGATAAAAGTGCTGAAAAGCTTTAACAGCACAAAGCTGATGTCAAAAATAGGTATGCGCAAAGCCTTATTGGTAGTGCAATTTTCATTTTCTCTGCTATTTATACTTACAGTTATGGTTATCTATAATCAACTGGATCTTTTTCTCTATAGTGATTATGGGTTCAACCCCAAGCATAAAATTGTGATACAGAAAGGGGATACTTCGTACGAATTGCTAAAGACAGAGCTGTTGAGCCAAAGCAATATTACCAGTGTTTCGCTGGCTTCTCATATGCCATCAGCCGGAGTTGTGTTTGATGAAGAGTTCAAAAAGGATCTTGACGATGAAACATGGACAGACTTAAGATATTTTGCTGTAGACGAGAATTATCTGGAGAATATGGAAATACCACTACTGGCGGGCAGGTTTTTTACCACCGAGGCCGAAGGTTCCAATAAGAGCACGATTGTAATCAATGAGACTGCCGTTGGTGCGCTTAATTATGCATCTGTAAGTGAAGCTCTGGGGCAAGTAATTATAAGTAAAAGAGATTCGAGTAAAATGCAGATTATAGGCGTGGTTAAAGATTATACACATGAGATGGCTGCAGAGAAACTTCAGCCTATGGCTTTGATGTACAGGCCCGAAGAGTTTAGTTTGTTTCAGATCGGCTATTCAGGAGAGTATGATCAGGCATCGGCGTTGGTTGAGCAGTCCTGGGCAAAAGTAAACCCGGGTTTGAAAGTAGAGATCCGGGATTTCGAAAGTAAAATGGGCGAGCTGTATGAAATACTTTTTGGTACCCTCATAAAAGTAGTAGGTTTTATAGCCACACTGGCAGTTATTATTTCTTGCCTTGGCCTGTTGGGAATGGCTACGTATACTATTGAAACGCGCAAAAAGGAAATTTCACTTCGCAAAGTGCTGGGAATCTCTAATGGTTCACTGGTTTACACACTGTCTAAAGGTTATATGATTATATTATTGCTGGCCGTGCTCATTGCTGTACCTGCAGCCTACTTCATCAATACACTCTGGCTGGAAAATTTCAGCGCTCATGTTACAGTGGATTTCCTAACCATTATCATTGGCGTATTGATCCTTATGATACTGGGTGTACTCACCATAGGCTCACAAACTATTCAGGCTTTGTTTGTGAATCCGGTGGATAATTTGAAAAATGAGTAA
- a CDS encoding ion channel, translating into MYDYTCLVAGVVILAIIYFDFFYTTLSGSGFTFLTSTCASVTHKIILLVAKITGRKLLSISGMLVNLVILTMWVLLVWAGLFLVYSFHPSGILNSNNEVATSIQRLYMSGYVLSTLGMGDVRPVTPFFEVITSFFSFFGFAFFTTSMTYLLSVSSAVIQKRSLALSIRNFGKTPLQAVTSLVRMDDNLRCYQLSSLQSMINKHSNFYQAYPVLHYYHHMGVDASLAVNVAVLDEALSIIMHSEGSTKLGREVESLRAALDDLLEHLKNRFEEETDYTPDINWSSLDLPKGLAGNGFSTGNNLKHRRRILGGLLRNEGRTWDEVYV; encoded by the coding sequence ATGTACGATTATACCTGTTTGGTCGCTGGGGTAGTGATCCTGGCCATTATATACTTTGATTTTTTTTACACCACTTTATCAGGAAGCGGTTTTACTTTTTTAACCAGTACCTGTGCTTCAGTTACACATAAAATAATACTGTTGGTCGCTAAGATTACCGGTAGAAAGTTATTAAGCATATCGGGCATGCTGGTCAATTTGGTTATCCTCACTATGTGGGTGCTGTTGGTCTGGGCGGGCCTGTTTCTGGTTTATTCTTTTCATCCATCCGGTATACTAAACAGCAATAACGAAGTAGCCACCTCTATTCAAAGACTCTATATGAGTGGATATGTCCTTTCCACACTGGGTATGGGTGATGTGAGGCCAGTGACTCCATTTTTTGAAGTCATTACCAGCTTCTTCTCTTTTTTCGGGTTTGCCTTTTTCACCACATCTATGACCTATCTGCTATCGGTTTCATCAGCAGTGATCCAAAAGCGCTCTCTTGCACTTTCTATAAGGAACTTTGGGAAGACCCCTTTGCAGGCAGTAACCAGTTTGGTGCGTATGGATGACAATCTTCGGTGCTATCAGCTATCCAGCCTGCAGTCAATGATCAATAAACATTCTAATTTCTACCAGGCTTATCCTGTTTTGCATTATTATCATCATATGGGAGTGGATGCTTCCCTGGCCGTTAATGTAGCCGTACTTGATGAAGCTTTAAGTATTATCATGCATAGTGAAGGTTCTACTAAGCTCGGTCGCGAAGTAGAGTCGCTGAGAGCAGCTCTTGATGATTTGCTTGAGCACCTGAAAAACCGGTTTGAAGAGGAGACTGATTATACTCCTGACATAAATTGGTCCTCTTTAGACCTTCCGAAGGGGCTGGCCGGCAATGGGTTTTCAACAGGAAATAATTTGAAACACAGACGTCGGATTTTAGGTGGTTTGCTAAGAAATGAGGGTAGAACCTGGGATGAGGTTTATGTATAA
- a CDS encoding Rho termination factor N-terminal domain-containing protein: MRGKLNKHGKYELFETTNGHQILALDNKEYYALVEGQKGDIIVHSDADHKRQKTLQKGEFYLADFEDDPEFRDQPHLFMEKGKHYTELILPNGLPTQSDHQKKLVRTDEKISKGTIKEHIEGKGNKGTEKQYEDKPEGLRAKTKDELYEKAKEKEIEGRSKMNKEELVKHLKDK; this comes from the coding sequence ATGAGAGGAAAATTAAATAAACACGGAAAATATGAGCTGTTTGAGACCACTAACGGGCATCAAATATTGGCTCTTGATAATAAAGAATATTATGCATTGGTAGAAGGGCAGAAGGGAGACATCATTGTCCACTCCGACGCTGATCACAAAAGGCAAAAGACACTACAAAAGGGAGAATTCTATCTGGCCGATTTTGAAGACGATCCTGAGTTCAGGGACCAGCCGCATCTGTTTATGGAGAAGGGTAAGCATTATACTGAACTCATTCTGCCTAACGGATTACCTACCCAAAGCGACCATCAGAAGAAGCTGGTGAGGACTGATGAAAAAATATCTAAAGGCACTATCAAAGAACATATTGAAGGCAAGGGTAATAAGGGTACCGAAAAGCAGTATGAGGATAAACCGGAAGGACTGAGGGCCAAAACGAAAGATGAGCTTTATGAAAAGGCGAAGGAAAAAGAGATTGAAGGACGTTCTAAAATGAACAAGGAAGAGTTGGTTAAACATCTGAAAGACAAATAA
- the pgi gene encoding glucose-6-phosphate isomerase yields MFPSTDPTTTSAWKKLENHYNSIKSTHLKELFAGDADRFEKFSLRFENILVDFSKNRITEETRDNLLALAKETDLKAAIDAMFSGEPINKTEGRAVLHTALRNRSNKPVKVDGEDVMPAVNAVLEKMKQFSGAVLSGEWKGYTGKQITSIVNIGIGGSDLGPVMVTEALKAYQKSGIEVHFVSNVDGTHIAETLKKVDPETTLFMIASKTFTTQETMTNAHSARDWFMENAKDEEHIKKHFVAISTNDKAVEDFGIDTQNMFGFWDWVGGRYSLWSAIGLSIACTIGYENFEALLEGAHAMDNHFKNQSFEQNIPVILALLGIWYNNFFEAESHALLPYDQYMHRFAAYFQQGDMESNGKYVDRNGKKVNYQTGPIIWGEPGTNGQHAFYQLIHQGTKLVPCDFLAPAISHNPLGDHHDKLMANFFAQTEALMNGKTEEEVLGELKDQKLSESEINELKTFKVFEGNRPTNSILFKKLDPRTLGSLIAMYEHKIFVQGVIWNIYSFDQWGVELGKQLAKKILPELSGKEAVSSHDGSTNGLINSYKSFRNE; encoded by the coding sequence ATGTTTCCATCAACAGACCCAACCACAACCTCAGCCTGGAAAAAACTGGAAAACCATTACAATAGCATTAAATCTACTCACCTGAAGGAGTTGTTTGCCGGCGATGCAGACCGCTTTGAAAAGTTCAGCCTTAGGTTTGAAAACATACTGGTGGACTTCTCGAAAAACAGAATAACTGAAGAAACCCGGGATAACCTGCTGGCACTGGCCAAAGAAACGGACCTTAAAGCGGCCATTGATGCTATGTTTTCCGGTGAGCCCATCAACAAAACGGAAGGTCGTGCTGTATTGCACACCGCTTTAAGAAACAGGTCAAACAAGCCGGTAAAAGTTGACGGAGAAGATGTAATGCCTGCCGTTAATGCAGTGCTGGAAAAAATGAAGCAATTTTCCGGAGCCGTACTCAGCGGGGAATGGAAAGGATATACCGGCAAGCAGATCACTTCCATAGTAAACATAGGTATCGGTGGCTCCGACCTCGGGCCGGTAATGGTTACCGAGGCCTTGAAAGCCTATCAAAAATCTGGAATAGAGGTACACTTCGTATCTAATGTGGACGGCACGCATATAGCAGAAACTTTAAAGAAAGTTGACCCCGAGACAACGCTTTTCATGATTGCCTCCAAGACATTCACCACGCAGGAAACCATGACGAATGCGCATAGTGCCCGCGACTGGTTTATGGAAAACGCCAAAGATGAAGAGCATATCAAAAAGCACTTTGTAGCGATCTCTACCAATGACAAAGCCGTGGAGGATTTTGGTATCGATACGCAAAACATGTTCGGTTTCTGGGACTGGGTCGGTGGCCGTTACTCTTTATGGTCTGCCATTGGCCTCTCCATAGCCTGCACCATCGGGTATGAAAACTTTGAAGCGCTGCTTGAGGGTGCCCATGCTATGGATAACCACTTCAAAAACCAGTCTTTTGAGCAAAATATCCCGGTGATCCTGGCGTTGCTGGGTATTTGGTATAACAACTTTTTCGAAGCTGAATCCCACGCCCTGCTACCCTACGATCAATACATGCACCGTTTTGCGGCCTATTTCCAGCAGGGCGATATGGAAAGCAACGGAAAGTATGTAGACAGGAATGGAAAAAAGGTGAATTACCAGACAGGTCCTATCATCTGGGGAGAGCCTGGCACCAACGGACAGCATGCGTTCTATCAACTGATCCATCAGGGTACAAAGCTTGTCCCATGCGATTTCCTGGCCCCTGCGATCAGCCATAATCCGCTTGGCGACCACCACGATAAGCTGATGGCAAACTTCTTCGCTCAAACAGAGGCTCTGATGAACGGAAAAACAGAAGAAGAGGTACTAGGCGAGCTGAAAGACCAAAAGCTTTCGGAAAGCGAGATCAATGAATTGAAAACTTTCAAGGTTTTTGAAGGAAACAGGCCCACGAACTCCATCCTGTTTAAAAAACTTGACCCCAGAACACTGGGAAGCCTGATAGCAATGTATGAGCACAAGATCTTTGTACAGGGGGTAATCTGGAACATTTACAGTTTTGATCAGTGGGGTGTGGAGCTTGGCAAGCAACTTGCCAAGAAAATACTGCCTGAGTTATCCGGCAAGGAAGCTGTCAGCTCCCACGACGGATCTACAAACGGGTTGATCAATAGCTATAAATCCTTTAGAAACGAATAA
- a CDS encoding ArsR/SmtB family transcription factor, producing MGLSKIEKFTAEQNEIARLAKALGHPARIAIIQFLVKTNSCVCGDIVDELPLSQSTVSQHLKELKTAGLIKGTIEGPSVCYCINEVTWLKAKNLLGDLFESYSSKNNCC from the coding sequence ATGGGCTTATCCAAGATAGAAAAATTCACAGCAGAGCAGAACGAAATAGCCAGACTGGCCAAAGCACTGGGTCATCCTGCAAGGATTGCAATCATTCAATTTCTGGTGAAGACCAATTCATGCGTTTGTGGAGACATAGTTGACGAACTGCCTCTCTCACAATCCACGGTCTCCCAGCATTTGAAAGAACTTAAGACAGCAGGACTTATCAAAGGTACCATTGAAGGGCCAAGTGTCTGTTACTGTATCAATGAGGTAACATGGCTTAAGGCAAAAAACCTGTTAGGTGATCTTTTCGAATCTTATAGCAGCAAGAACAACTGCTGCTAA